The genomic stretch CGAGGCGCCGGTCTATCCCGGCATCCCCGCCGATCTCTCCGCCAAACCGACGCTGTCGGTGACGAGCGAGAGCGCGGCGCCCGCGACGGTGACGGTACAGCTTTCCTATCTGGCGCAGGGCTTCGACTGGTCGGCGAACTATGTCGCTCGCGTGGCCGAGGATGGCACGACGCTCGATCTGTTTGCCTGGCTGACCGTCGCCAATGGCGGTAGCCAGGGCTTTGCCGATGCGCGCACCAATGCAGTGGCGGGCGCGCCGAACAAGGAGGCTGCGGCGGCGTTGCCGAGTGCGATGCCGCCCGAGCTGCACCTGCAATGCTGGCCGATGGACACGACCAGCACGGTTCGGGGACCGCCCCCTCCGCCGCCTGCTCCTGCTCCACCCGCGATGATGGCAGGAATGGTAGGGGATGACATCATCGTGAGCGCCCAACGGGCCAGAAGCGCCGCACCGGTGCCGGTCATGGTCGCCGAACAGGAGGATCTGGGCGATCTCAAACTCTATCGCATCCCCGAACCCGTCACCGTGGCGGCGCAGAGCCGCAAGCAGGTGGCGATGATCGACCGCCGCAAGGTGAAGTTCGCGCGGGTGTATGTCGGCGAATTTTCGGGTTACGGGGACGCAGCCGACGACGACCCCGAGAGCGTCGAGGCCGAGCGCATCCTGCGCACCGAGAACCGCGAAGGGCAGGGTCTGGGCCTCCCGCTCCCCGCAGGCGGCGTGGCGGTGTTCGAGGACGGCGGCGGCGAATCGCTGCTGGTCGGCGAAAGCGATCTGGCCGACCGCGCGATCGGCGAGGAAGTCGAATTCGCCACGGGCACCAGCAACGACGTGCGGTACACCATCATCTCGAAGCCGCGCTCTTCGAGCCGCCAGCCCTTCACCGTCGAGGTGA from Sphingomonas hengshuiensis encodes the following:
- a CDS encoding DUF4139 domain-containing protein — encoded protein: MRRIALALSLLFAVRPATAQTLVQSDRLDSVSVTLYRDPERGEGPMPANGWPGGYALVTETRTITLPAGPSVIRFIGVSEGMMPETAIVTGLPRGVGEKNRDARLLSPAALIDAYLKRRVTIRRTDRATGKVTEAEAVIQSGPGGGVVLTTAAGVEALGCSGLPEAPVYPGIPADLSAKPTLSVTSESAAPATVTVQLSYLAQGFDWSANYVARVAEDGTTLDLFAWLTVANGGSQGFADARTNAVAGAPNKEAAAALPSAMPPELHLQCWPMDTTSTVRGPPPPPPAPAPPAMMAGMVGDDIIVSAQRARSAAPVPVMVAEQEDLGDLKLYRIPEPVTVAAQSRKQVAMIDRRKVKFARVYVGEFSGYGDAADDDPESVEAERILRTENREGQGLGLPLPAGGVAVFEDGGGESLLVGESDLADRAIGEEVEFATGTSNDVRYTIISKPRSSSRQPFTVEVTNARATPETFELPIPYMLASTSAKLVERKGVKTWRITVPANGTARLDFALKVERRR